In Entomomonas moraniae, one DNA window encodes the following:
- a CDS encoding FAD-binding oxidoreductase, translated as MNTCTRRPVSNIFLDALTSALGDRVSTALAVREHHGRDESMYATCPPDAVVFARSTDDVVTVVKLCNEHDVPVIAFGAGSSIEGHVLPFSGGVTIDLSEMNHIVAVNPEDLTATVQAGVTRKQLNHETRNMGLFFPIDPGADATIGGMAATRASGTNAVRYGTMRDNVVSLTVVTAEGKVIRTSSRAKKSSAGYDLTAIFVGSEGTLGIITEVTVKLHVQPEGISAAICSFPTVQDAVQCVIATIQMGIPVARVEIMDTAAVKAVNQYSHLDLKESPVLLFEFHGTPDGVTEQSSMVQEIAKETGGQDFNWATQTEDRNKLWTARHNAFFASMQLKPGCRGVSTDVCVPISRLAESIDVTIDELAKSSIAYTIVGHVGDGNYHVILLIDPKNAEEVAEMERINHGIVQRAIAMDGTCTGEHGVGVHKIPFLVEEHGENALDMMRALKRAFDPKNILNPGKIVSLN; from the coding sequence ATGAATACTTGTACGAGAAGACCCGTTTCTAATATTTTTTTAGATGCGTTAACCTCTGCCTTGGGTGATCGTGTTTCTACAGCATTAGCGGTTAGGGAACATCATGGTCGTGATGAGTCGATGTATGCAACCTGTCCACCCGATGCAGTGGTATTTGCAAGATCAACAGATGATGTTGTTACTGTCGTGAAACTTTGTAATGAGCATGATGTACCTGTGATCGCATTTGGTGCAGGGTCTTCTATTGAGGGGCATGTGTTACCTTTTTCTGGTGGGGTGACGATTGATTTATCTGAAATGAACCATATTGTAGCGGTTAATCCTGAGGATTTAACTGCTACGGTGCAGGCAGGAGTAACACGCAAGCAGTTAAACCATGAAACACGAAATATGGGATTATTTTTTCCTATTGACCCTGGTGCTGATGCAACTATTGGCGGTATGGCTGCAACCCGTGCTTCTGGTACTAATGCAGTGCGTTATGGAACAATGCGTGATAATGTGGTTTCCCTAACTGTTGTGACAGCTGAAGGAAAGGTAATTCGCACTAGTAGTCGTGCGAAGAAATCCTCAGCGGGTTATGACTTAACTGCCATTTTTGTAGGAAGTGAAGGGACGCTAGGAATTATCACCGAGGTGACGGTTAAGCTTCATGTTCAACCTGAGGGTATTTCAGCTGCTATTTGTAGTTTTCCTACAGTACAAGATGCCGTGCAGTGCGTTATTGCAACTATTCAAATGGGAATTCCTGTGGCGCGTGTTGAGATTATGGATACAGCAGCAGTGAAAGCGGTTAATCAATACAGCCATCTTGATTTGAAAGAATCACCGGTACTTTTATTTGAGTTTCATGGTACGCCCGATGGGGTGACAGAGCAGTCCAGCATGGTGCAAGAAATTGCAAAAGAGACTGGAGGACAGGATTTTAATTGGGCTACACAAACAGAAGACCGTAATAAGTTATGGACTGCAAGGCATAATGCATTTTTTGCATCCATGCAATTAAAGCCTGGTTGCCGTGGTGTGAGTACAGATGTCTGTGTGCCTATTTCAAGATTGGCAGAGAGCATTGATGTGACGATTGACGAGTTAGCAAAGTCAAGTATTGCTTATACTATTGTGGGGCATGTTGGGGATGGTAATTACCATGTGATTTTGTTAATTGATCCTAAAAATGCCGAAGAAGTGGCTGAAATGGAGCGTATTAATCATGGGATTGTACAGCGTGCTATCGCAATGGATGGTACTTGTACGGGCGAACATGGGGTTGGAGTGCATAAAATACCCTTTCTAGTAGAGGAGCATGGTGAGAATGCATTAGATATGATGCGAGCCTTGAAGCGTGCGTTTGATCCTAAGAATATTTTAAACCCAGGGAAAATAGTGAGTTTAAACTAA
- the cydB gene encoding cytochrome d ubiquinol oxidase subunit II, which yields MAIDLSLIWAALILIGVAMYVFMDGFDLGIGILFPFVKDAEEKDILINTVAPVWDGNETWLVLGGAALFGAFPLAYAVILDALTIPLTLMLLGLIFRGVAFEFRFKATPSHRAFWDKAFVIGSLIATFFQGVTIGAFIYGFEVVDRHFVGGYFDWFTFFPLFCGVGLIIAYALLGSTWLIMKTEHHLQAKMKQIASYLVGIFFIVLIIISIITPMLHKQIAERWFNMPNIFILSVVPLLVVLISYGIWKACHKEVHSSPFILSLFLIFLGLFGFVISVWPYVIPTSITIWEAAAPAQSQLFALIGTLFILPIVLMYTAWTYYVFRGKVKAGEGYHH from the coding sequence ATGGCTATTGATCTTTCTTTAATATGGGCGGCACTTATACTCATTGGTGTTGCGATGTATGTTTTTATGGATGGCTTTGATTTAGGTATTGGGATTTTATTTCCTTTTGTCAAAGATGCTGAAGAAAAAGACATTCTTATTAACACCGTAGCACCTGTTTGGGATGGTAATGAAACATGGCTTGTTTTGGGTGGTGCTGCTTTATTTGGTGCATTTCCCTTAGCCTATGCGGTTATATTGGATGCGCTTACTATTCCGTTAACTTTGATGTTACTTGGTTTGATTTTTAGAGGTGTTGCTTTTGAGTTTCGTTTTAAGGCAACACCCAGCCATAGGGCTTTTTGGGATAAGGCATTTGTTATCGGTTCTTTAATCGCTACGTTCTTTCAAGGAGTGACTATTGGCGCTTTTATTTATGGTTTTGAAGTTGTTGATCGTCATTTCGTGGGTGGGTATTTTGATTGGTTTACTTTTTTCCCTTTATTTTGTGGTGTTGGGTTGATTATTGCCTATGCACTTTTAGGAAGCACATGGCTCATTATGAAAACAGAGCACCATCTACAGGCAAAAATGAAACAAATAGCCTCGTATTTGGTGGGTATATTTTTTATTGTCCTTATTATCATAAGCATTATAACGCCTATGCTTCACAAGCAAATCGCTGAGCGTTGGTTTAATATGCCTAATATTTTTATATTATCAGTTGTTCCGTTGCTAGTGGTATTAATCAGTTATGGGATTTGGAAAGCTTGCCACAAAGAGGTACATTCTTCGCCCTTTATACTCTCGTTATTTTTGATTTTTCTAGGGTTGTTTGGTTTTGTTATTAGTGTTTGGCCATATGTTATTCCAACTTCCATTACAATTTGGGAAGCTGCTGCACCTGCACAAAGCCAGTTGTTTGCATTGATAGGAACTCTTTTTATATTGCCTATTGTTCTGATGTACACCGCTTGGACTTATTACGTATTCAGAGGAAAAGTTAAAGCAGGTGAAGGGTACCACCATTAA
- the mnmC gene encoding bifunctional tRNA (5-methylaminomethyl-2-thiouridine)(34)-methyltransferase MnmD/FAD-dependent 5-carboxymethylaminomethyl-2-thiouridine(34) oxidoreductase MnmC, translating to MTKINYADLVWDEHGQPISIEFDDVYFSKASGLEETEYVFLKHNQLFDRFKQLKDHDFFVIGETGFGSGLNFLCGWRLFEQIAPTNTTLHYISVEKHPLTKDDLTQALSLWDDLAEWRDALLEQYVAVHEGYQRFVFANGRVVLTLLVGDVHAQLPLLNATVDAWFLDGFSPAKNPQMWTDDLFKQLARLSKNDTTLATFTSAGFVRRGLIEAGFAIDKDIGFANKREMLFGHFVGNTDKITSRADIIPPWYCRLPTPVFTKRRAIVVGAGVAGASTAASLATRGWQVVVLEKREEVARAGSGNAQGILYLKLSAHQTLQSRLLLEGFGYTRRLLETLTAQGVLKKGDDWDDCGLLQLAFDDKEWKRQQQLAEAFSSSLLSPITQEGASQVAGLSVNHQGLLFPEGGWVKPRVLCQVLLTHPNIEVLCHQDVVSLAHDGQQWQAKGSSGVLASAEVVVLATAQDTRQFSVTSKLPIKGIRGQTTELPANQRSESLSSVICSDGYISPAKDDKHCLGATFNFHAVDLLISKQEHNENIQTLKTISLDLAERLRVDNLALEDLEGRAAYRCTATDYLPIVGPIAHRDIFLEDYKVLIKDAKKIPDTPCPWVNGLFLNIAHGSRGLITAPLCGEMLASWLENEPLPIEQDLMEACHPNRFWVRELRYFRRAFE from the coding sequence ATGACAAAGATTAATTATGCTGATCTTGTTTGGGATGAACATGGGCAACCTATCTCAATAGAGTTTGATGATGTTTATTTTTCAAAAGCTTCAGGATTAGAAGAAACGGAGTATGTTTTTTTAAAACATAATCAGTTGTTTGATAGGTTTAAGCAGTTAAAAGATCATGATTTTTTTGTTATTGGTGAAACGGGGTTTGGTTCAGGGCTAAATTTTTTATGCGGCTGGCGGTTATTTGAACAAATAGCACCGACCAATACAACACTGCACTATATTTCAGTTGAAAAACACCCGCTTACTAAAGATGATTTAACACAAGCTTTGTCATTATGGGATGACTTGGCTGAGTGGCGCGATGCTCTGCTTGAGCAATACGTGGCTGTCCATGAAGGATATCAGCGCTTTGTATTTGCTAATGGGCGTGTGGTGCTAACTCTATTAGTGGGTGATGTTCATGCTCAGCTACCCTTATTAAATGCAACAGTGGATGCGTGGTTTTTGGATGGTTTTTCACCTGCTAAGAATCCACAAATGTGGACAGATGATTTATTTAAACAATTAGCGCGTTTATCTAAAAATGACACTACGTTAGCAACCTTTACTAGTGCGGGCTTTGTGCGCCGTGGCTTGATTGAAGCAGGTTTTGCCATTGATAAAGATATTGGATTTGCTAATAAGCGCGAAATGCTTTTTGGACATTTTGTTGGAAATACTGACAAAATAACATCTCGTGCAGATATTATTCCTCCTTGGTACTGTCGATTGCCTACTCCCGTTTTTACAAAGCGCAGGGCTATTGTTGTCGGTGCTGGTGTGGCAGGCGCTTCAACAGCTGCTAGTTTGGCTACTAGAGGTTGGCAAGTAGTCGTGTTAGAGAAGAGGGAAGAAGTAGCGAGGGCAGGGTCGGGGAATGCTCAGGGTATTCTGTATTTGAAATTATCGGCTCATCAAACCTTGCAATCACGCTTATTGCTTGAAGGGTTTGGCTATACTCGTCGGTTATTAGAAACGTTAACTGCACAAGGCGTTTTAAAGAAAGGCGATGATTGGGATGACTGTGGCCTTTTACAGTTGGCTTTTGATGACAAAGAGTGGAAACGGCAACAACAATTAGCAGAGGCCTTTTCTTCTTCGCTATTGTCACCAATTACTCAAGAGGGTGCGAGTCAAGTAGCTGGGCTATCTGTTAATCACCAAGGCTTGCTCTTTCCTGAGGGGGGCTGGGTAAAACCACGTGTTTTATGCCAAGTGTTATTGACACATCCTAATATTGAGGTGCTATGTCATCAGGATGTGGTTTCGTTGGCTCATGATGGACAACAATGGCAAGCTAAGGGTTCAAGTGGTGTATTGGCATCGGCAGAGGTGGTAGTGTTGGCGACTGCACAAGATACTAGACAGTTCTCTGTTACGTCTAAATTACCGATTAAAGGTATTCGAGGGCAAACAACAGAGTTACCTGCAAACCAACGTAGTGAATCACTTTCCTCAGTAATTTGTAGTGATGGATATATTTCACCCGCCAAGGATGATAAACACTGCTTGGGTGCCACTTTTAATTTTCATGCAGTCGATTTATTGATTAGTAAGCAAGAGCATAATGAAAATATCCAAACGCTAAAAACTATTTCTTTAGATTTAGCCGAACGGTTACGAGTTGACAATTTAGCACTCGAGGATCTCGAGGGTAGGGCTGCTTATCGTTGTACAGCCACCGATTATTTACCTATTGTAGGGCCCATTGCACACAGGGATATTTTTTTAGAAGATTATAAAGTATTAATAAAAGATGCCAAAAAAATACCTGATACTCCTTGCCCATGGGTTAATGGATTATTTTTAAATATAGCCCATGGCTCACGTGGTTTGATTACCGCACCTTTATGCGGTGAGATGTTAGCCAGTTGGTTAGAAAATGAGCCTTTGCCTATAGAGCAGGACTTGATGGAAGCTTGTCATCCTAATCGTTTTTGGGTGCGTGAGCTGCGCTACTTTAGACGAGCGTTTGAGTAG
- a CDS encoding DUF2474 family protein, whose amino-acid sequence MQVKLAKTKKILWFLGLWCAGVVGLSVLSGLIKLLMYWAGLRG is encoded by the coding sequence ATGCAAGTCAAGTTAGCTAAAACTAAAAAAATACTATGGTTTTTAGGTCTTTGGTGTGCAGGAGTTGTTGGACTAAGCGTGTTATCCGGTTTGATAAAACTGTTGATGTATTGGGCTGGCTTAAGGGGTTAG
- a CDS encoding aminotransferase-like domain-containing protein: MKRYEQFAEEITHLIKSGVLQTGQKLPSVRHASKVYKISPSTVFKAYYLLEDRGLIFAREKSGYFVRPLLQDTLPEPDIKDIEVVTTEVSVSDLIFSVMDVIRNNEAVLFCAFYPSTDLFPMARLQRSMNHALTDFKSRHHNYIADMTTGNVDLRRQIVLRYMLNNVNLSMDEVIITNGVMEALNLCLQAVTKPGDLVAIESPAFYAILQILERLKLKAVEIPTHPRKGIDLEALEKALQKLPIKTCCLMTNFQNPTGATISDEDKEQLYHILNKYQTPTVIDDVYHELYFDETPPKLLKSFDKHGLIMHCGSFSKSLAPGYRVGYVAAGRYAEKVNRLKLMSTLSTSVPAQAAIANYLQYGGYDRHLRKLRHVLACSQASMLSAIVKYFPKNIAVTKPKGGYFLWVELDKNIDSLQLYKIALANGICIAPGAIFSASQGFNNCIRLNYGQAWSDKLELAIQKLGNLIKSFK, translated from the coding sequence ATGAAGCGTTATGAGCAGTTTGCTGAAGAAATAACCCATTTGATAAAATCAGGTGTATTGCAAACTGGACAAAAGTTACCATCGGTACGTCATGCAAGTAAAGTTTATAAAATTAGCCCATCGACAGTTTTTAAAGCTTATTATTTATTAGAAGATAGGGGATTAATTTTCGCACGTGAAAAGTCTGGTTATTTTGTACGTCCATTATTACAAGACACTCTTCCTGAACCTGATATTAAAGATATTGAAGTCGTTACGACAGAAGTGAGTGTAAGTGATCTGATTTTTTCAGTCATGGATGTAATTAGGAATAATGAAGCAGTTCTTTTTTGTGCTTTTTATCCCAGTACAGATTTATTTCCAATGGCGCGTTTGCAGCGCAGTATGAATCATGCACTCACTGATTTTAAGAGTAGGCATCATAACTATATTGCGGATATGACAACAGGTAATGTTGATTTGCGGCGTCAGATTGTATTACGTTATATGCTCAATAATGTCAACTTGTCGATGGATGAGGTGATTATCACCAATGGTGTGATGGAGGCTTTAAATTTATGCTTACAAGCGGTGACTAAACCTGGCGATTTAGTGGCAATCGAGTCCCCAGCATTTTATGCCATTCTACAAATTTTAGAGCGATTAAAGTTAAAAGCTGTGGAAATTCCTACGCATCCTCGTAAGGGTATTGATTTAGAAGCTCTAGAGAAAGCGTTGCAAAAACTACCTATTAAGACCTGTTGCCTTATGACAAATTTTCAAAACCCAACAGGTGCCACTATTTCAGATGAAGACAAAGAGCAGTTGTATCATATTCTTAATAAATACCAAACGCCTACGGTGATTGATGATGTTTACCACGAGCTTTATTTTGATGAAACGCCACCTAAGTTATTAAAAAGTTTTGATAAGCATGGTTTGATTATGCATTGTGGCTCATTTTCTAAATCATTAGCTCCTGGGTATCGTGTAGGGTATGTTGCGGCAGGGCGCTATGCAGAAAAAGTTAATCGACTTAAACTAATGTCAACGTTGTCGACCTCTGTTCCTGCTCAAGCAGCTATTGCTAACTATTTACAGTACGGTGGTTATGATAGGCATTTACGTAAATTAAGGCATGTATTGGCTTGCTCTCAAGCTAGCATGCTTTCTGCCATTGTAAAATACTTCCCAAAAAATATTGCAGTCACCAAGCCAAAGGGAGGCTATTTTTTATGGGTTGAGCTCGATAAAAATATAGATTCATTACAGTTATATAAAATTGCTTTAGCAAATGGAATCTGTATTGCTCCTGGTGCAATTTTTTCAGCTTCACAAGGGTTTAATAACTGTATACGCTTAAATTATGGGCAAGCATGGTCTGATAAGTTAGAACTTGCTATACAAAAATTAGGCAATTTAATTAAATCTTTTAAATAG
- the acnB gene encoding bifunctional aconitate hydratase 2/2-methylisocitrate dehydratase, translating to MIEAYRKQVAERAAMGIVPQPLTADQTVALVELLKNPPKGEEAFLVDLISNRVPPGVDEAAYVKAGFLSAIVKGEAVSPLISKELAVKLLGTMQGGYNIGTLVDLLDDKALGALAADQLKHTLLMFDSFHDVAEKAKAGNANAKAVLESWANAEWFTSRKALPEKVTIAVFKVPGETNTDDLSPAPDAWSRPDIPLHALAMLKMPRDGINPDQPGTVGPLKQIEAVKAKGYPVAYVGDVVGTGSSRKSATNSVIWYFGDDIPYVPNKRDGGFCFGTKIAPIFYNTMEDAGALPIEFDVSKLNMGDLIDLYPYAGKVTKHGSDEVLATFELKTPVLLDEVRAGGRIPLIIGRGLTDKARTELGLPVSDVFKKPEVPANNGKGFTLAQKIVGRACGVEGVRPGAYCEPKMASVGSQDTTGPMTRDELKDLACLGFSADLVMQSFCHTAAYPKPIDVSTQHTLPDFIRNRGGISLRPGDGIIHSWLNRMVLPDTVGTGGDSHTRFPMGISFPAGSGLVAFAAATGVMPLDMPESVLVRFKGKMQPGITLRDLVHAIPYYAIQQGLLTVEKKGKKNIFSGRILEIEGLDNLTVEQAFELSDASAERSAAGCTIKLPEEAIAEYLKSNITLLRWMISQGYGDERTIERRAKKMEEWLAKPELLSADKDAEYAAVIEIDLADVKEPILCAPNDPDDARLLSEVAGAKIDEVFIGSCMTNIGHFRAAGKLLEKVKELPTRLWITPPTKMDQHQLIEEGYYSIYGRVGARTEVPGCSLCMGNQARIEPNSTAVSTSTRNFPNRLGDGADVYLASAELAAVAAKLGKLPTPAEYMEYAEAIHTMAPEIYRYMNFDQMESYAKAAQNAKIDVKAV from the coding sequence GTGATTGAAGCTTATCGTAAACAAGTGGCAGAACGCGCTGCCATGGGTATAGTTCCTCAGCCATTAACGGCCGATCAAACAGTAGCCTTAGTAGAGTTATTAAAAAACCCACCTAAAGGTGAAGAGGCTTTTCTAGTTGACCTTATTAGCAATCGAGTACCACCAGGTGTGGATGAAGCAGCTTATGTTAAAGCTGGTTTCTTATCCGCTATTGTAAAAGGTGAGGCGGTTTCTCCCCTAATTAGTAAAGAATTGGCTGTTAAATTATTAGGTACCATGCAAGGCGGTTATAATATTGGTACGTTAGTTGATCTTTTAGATGATAAGGCATTAGGTGCTTTAGCTGCCGATCAATTAAAGCATACACTTTTAATGTTTGATTCATTCCATGATGTTGCCGAAAAAGCTAAAGCAGGCAATGCAAATGCAAAAGCAGTACTAGAGTCTTGGGCAAATGCAGAGTGGTTTACAAGCCGTAAAGCACTACCAGAAAAAGTAACCATCGCTGTGTTTAAAGTTCCCGGCGAAACCAATACAGATGATCTCTCTCCTGCACCTGATGCATGGTCACGTCCTGATATTCCATTGCATGCACTAGCGATGTTAAAAATGCCTCGTGACGGTATAAATCCTGATCAACCAGGCACTGTTGGCCCATTAAAGCAAATTGAAGCAGTAAAAGCCAAAGGTTATCCTGTTGCTTATGTGGGTGATGTCGTTGGTACAGGCTCTTCTCGTAAGTCTGCGACTAACTCAGTGATTTGGTATTTTGGGGATGATATTCCTTATGTACCTAATAAGCGTGATGGTGGTTTCTGTTTTGGTACTAAGATTGCTCCTATTTTCTATAACACAATGGAAGATGCCGGCGCATTACCAATTGAGTTCGATGTATCTAAACTCAATATGGGTGACTTAATTGATCTTTATCCTTATGCGGGTAAAGTAACTAAACATGGTTCTGATGAAGTATTAGCAACCTTTGAATTAAAAACCCCTGTTCTATTAGATGAAGTGCGTGCAGGTGGACGTATTCCATTAATTATTGGACGTGGCTTAACAGATAAGGCGCGTACAGAACTTGGTTTACCTGTGAGTGATGTATTTAAAAAACCAGAGGTTCCTGCTAACAATGGAAAAGGCTTTACACTAGCTCAAAAAATTGTTGGTCGTGCTTGTGGTGTTGAAGGTGTTCGTCCAGGGGCTTATTGTGAGCCTAAAATGGCTAGCGTTGGATCGCAAGATACAACGGGCCCAATGACACGTGATGAGTTAAAAGATTTAGCGTGTTTAGGCTTCTCCGCTGATTTAGTGATGCAGTCTTTCTGCCATACAGCGGCTTATCCAAAACCTATTGATGTTTCAACACAACATACATTACCTGACTTTATCCGTAACCGTGGTGGTATTTCTCTTCGCCCAGGTGATGGTATTATCCATAGCTGGTTAAACCGTATGGTATTGCCTGATACAGTAGGTACAGGTGGTGACTCTCATACACGTTTCCCGATGGGTATTTCTTTCCCAGCAGGGTCAGGCTTGGTAGCATTTGCTGCTGCTACGGGTGTTATGCCACTTGATATGCCTGAGTCTGTATTGGTTCGCTTTAAAGGTAAAATGCAACCTGGCATCACATTACGTGATTTAGTGCATGCGATTCCTTATTATGCTATTCAACAAGGTTTATTAACGGTTGAGAAAAAAGGTAAGAAAAATATTTTCTCTGGTCGTATCTTAGAAATTGAAGGTTTAGATAATTTAACGGTTGAGCAAGCTTTTGAACTTTCTGATGCATCAGCTGAGCGTTCAGCAGCAGGTTGTACAATTAAGCTACCAGAAGAAGCTATTGCTGAATACTTAAAATCTAACATTACTTTATTACGTTGGATGATCAGCCAAGGATATGGTGACGAACGTACCATTGAACGCCGTGCGAAGAAAATGGAAGAGTGGTTAGCCAAACCTGAATTGTTAAGCGCTGATAAAGATGCTGAATATGCAGCGGTGATTGAAATTGATTTAGCTGATGTGAAAGAGCCTATTCTCTGTGCTCCTAATGATCCAGATGATGCTCGTTTATTGTCTGAGGTAGCAGGTGCCAAGATTGATGAAGTCTTTATTGGTTCCTGTATGACTAACATTGGTCACTTCCGCGCTGCGGGTAAACTCCTTGAGAAAGTAAAAGAGTTGCCTACACGGTTGTGGATTACACCTCCTACTAAGATGGATCAACACCAATTGATAGAGGAAGGTTACTACAGTATTTATGGTCGTGTTGGTGCGCGTACAGAAGTTCCTGGTTGTTCACTTTGTATGGGTAATCAGGCGCGTATCGAACCTAACAGTACAGCCGTTTCAACATCGACACGTAACTTCCCTAACCGTTTAGGGGATGGTGCTGATGTCTACTTAGCTTCTGCTGAGTTAGCAGCTGTTGCAGCTAAGTTGGGTAAACTACCAACGCCTGCAGAGTATATGGAGTATGCAGAGGCTATTCATACGATGGCACCTGAAATTTATCGTTATATGAATTTTGATCAAATGGAAAGCTACGCGAAAGCGGCACAAAACGCTAAGATAGATGTAAAAGCTGTTTAA
- the glnA gene encoding glutamate--ammonia ligase, whose translation MSKTMQLIKEHDVKWIDLRFTDTKGKQQHLSMPARDVDEDFFEAGKMFDGSSMAGWKGIEASDMILMPDDSTAVLDPFTVEPTLIIVCDIIEPATMQGYDRDPRGVAKRAEEYLKSTGIGDTVFVGPEPEFFIFDEVKYKSDVSGSMFKIISEQGCWNTDADFEDGNRGHRPGLKGGYFPVPPVDHDHEIRTAMCNALEEMGQVVEVHHHEVATAGQNEIGVKFNTLVAKADEVQTLKYVIHNVADIYGRTATFMPKPLYGDNGSGMHVHLSIAKDGKNTFSGDGYAGLSDTALYFIGGIIKHGKALNAFTNPSTNSYKRLVPGFEAPVMLAYSARNRSASIRIPYVTSPKARRIEARFPDPAANPYFAFAALLMAGLDGIQNKIHPGDAADKNLYDLPPEESKAIPQVCGSLKEALEALDADREFLTKGGVFNDGLIDAYIELKAAEEIKVRTFVHPLEYELYYSV comes from the coding sequence ATGTCAAAGACAATGCAATTAATTAAAGAGCATGATGTAAAGTGGATCGATTTACGTTTTACCGATACTAAAGGTAAACAACAACATTTATCAATGCCAGCACGTGATGTGGATGAAGATTTCTTTGAAGCAGGTAAAATGTTTGATGGTTCTTCAATGGCTGGTTGGAAGGGGATTGAAGCCTCTGATATGATTTTAATGCCAGATGACAGTACAGCTGTATTAGATCCTTTTACTGTTGAGCCTACATTGATTATCGTGTGTGACATTATTGAACCTGCAACTATGCAAGGTTATGATCGTGATCCACGCGGCGTGGCTAAACGTGCAGAAGAATATTTAAAATCAACTGGCATTGGTGATACTGTTTTTGTTGGTCCTGAACCTGAATTCTTTATCTTTGATGAAGTTAAATATAAGTCTGACGTATCGGGTTCTATGTTCAAAATTATTTCTGAGCAAGGTTGTTGGAATACTGATGCTGATTTTGAAGATGGCAACAGAGGCCATCGCCCTGGTTTGAAAGGTGGTTATTTCCCTGTGCCCCCTGTTGATCATGACCACGAAATTCGTACGGCGATGTGTAATGCATTGGAAGAAATGGGACAAGTGGTTGAAGTTCATCACCATGAAGTAGCCACAGCAGGTCAAAATGAGATTGGTGTTAAATTTAATACTCTTGTAGCGAAAGCTGATGAAGTACAAACACTGAAATATGTGATCCATAATGTGGCTGATATTTACGGGAGAACAGCTACCTTTATGCCAAAACCACTTTATGGTGATAATGGTTCAGGTATGCACGTGCATCTATCTATTGCTAAAGATGGTAAAAATACTTTCTCTGGTGATGGCTATGCAGGACTTTCTGACACAGCGTTGTATTTTATTGGTGGTATTATTAAACACGGTAAGGCCTTAAATGCATTTACTAACCCATCAACAAACTCTTATAAGCGTTTAGTGCCAGGATTTGAAGCCCCTGTTATGTTAGCGTATTCAGCACGTAACCGTTCGGCTTCTATTCGTATTCCTTACGTGACTAGCCCTAAAGCTCGTCGTATTGAGGCGCGTTTTCCTGATCCTGCGGCTAACCCATATTTTGCGTTTGCGGCATTGTTAATGGCGGGTCTTGATGGTATTCAAAATAAAATTCATCCTGGCGATGCCGCGGATAAGAATTTATATGATTTACCACCAGAAGAGTCAAAAGCAATTCCTCAAGTATGTGGAAGCTTAAAAGAAGCGCTAGAAGCATTAGATGCAGACCGTGAATTCTTAACCAAAGGTGGTGTGTTTAACGATGGACTTATTGATGCTTATATTGAGCTAAAAGCAGCAGAAGAAATTAAAGTAAGAACATTCGTACACCCACTAGAGTATGAGTTATATTACAGCGTTTAA